A portion of the Punica granatum isolate Tunisia-2019 chromosome 7, ASM765513v2, whole genome shotgun sequence genome contains these proteins:
- the LOC116215146 gene encoding atrophin-1-like isoform X2, whose amino-acid sequence MAGDQSSPWAQRGAAFPHPAPQLLPHCHSAKPFHSSPLISGDGPAFLPPWAAAPDPSFPGDLPLELPTEPLYDLQKITGGGQGFYPRGLGDFHPPELGVIPSSSSSAPYNGHMAISSFGPSAALPPDAPFGGGTLPSEPAAGRFGNPLLSSSAGGAADFSLSGFQEFPRYSSAVPFGSTPAISSNGPTAPPPAPSGFCPTSGQELPYYSAGERLINNPPAISGNGPTGPATAAVGASQAEPSEMKNIDLSLIWTPEEQRQLIELCKMYGHIECPVSRLAKIARPFPGKTMRDVALRIRWMEEKRNQRTKAVNSSRLHRGMKVTVRSRDHLHLSSQPGVPY is encoded by the exons ATGGCCGGAGATCAGAGCTCTCCCTGGGCTCAACGCGGAGCTGCCTTCCCACATCCGGCGCCCCAGCTGCTTCCTCACTGCCACTCAGCCAAGCCGTTTCACAGCTCCCCGCTGATTTCAGGTGACGGCCCTGCTTTTCTGCCGCCATGGGCAGCGGCTCCTGATCCTTCCTTTCCCGGAGACCTCCCGCTGGAGCTGCCGACTGAACCACTTTATGATCTTCAGAAGATCACCGGCGGCGGTCAGGGCTTTTATCCTCGGGGGTTGGGGGATTTTCATCCTCCGGAGTTGGGAGTGattccttcctcttcctcctctgctCCCTACAACGGCCACATGGCGATTTCCAGTTTCGGACCCTCTGCTGCTCTGCCTCCTGATGCGCCTTTTGGGGGCGGCACACTCCCGTCCGAACCCGCGGCAGGCCGTTTCGGCAACCCGCTGCTGAGCTCCAGCGCTGGCGGGGCTGCAGATTTCTCTTTGTCGGGGTTCCAAGAGTTCCCCCGCTACTCCTCTGCTGTCCCGTTCGGCAGCACCCCGGCCATCTCCAGCAACGGACCGACCGCACCACCGCCAGCTCCATCAGGTTTTTGCCCAACATCAGGACAGGAGCTTCCTTACTACTCCGCTGGGGAGCGCCTGATCAACAACCCTCCAGCAATTTCCGGCAACGGACCAACTGGGCCGGCCACGGCTGCTGTAGGAGCTTCACAGGCCGAACCCTCTGAGATGAAAAACATTGATTTGTCGCTGATCTGGACTCCCGAGGAACAGCGCCAATTGATTGAGCTCTGCAAGAT GTATGGCCACATCGAGTGTCCTGTCAGTCGTTTGGCTAAGATAGCAAGGCCGTTTCCCGGGAAGACGATGAGGGACGTGGCCCTGAGAATCAGATGGATGGAA GAGAAAAGGAATCAAAGGACAAAGGCTGTAAATTCGTCCAGATTACACCGAGGCATGAAG GTAACAGTAAGATCCAGAGATCATTTACACTTGAGCTCTCAACCTGGCGTCCCATATTGA
- the LOC116215146 gene encoding atrophin-1-like isoform X1, with protein MAGDQSSPWAQRGAAFPHPAPQLLPHCHSAKPFHSSPLISGDGPAFLPPWAAAPDPSFPGDLPLELPTEPLYDLQKITGGGQGFYPRGLGDFHPPELGVIPSSSSSAPYNGHMAISSFGPSAALPPDAPFGGGTLPSEPAAGRFGNPLLSSSAGGAADFSLSGFQEFPRYSSAVPFGSTPAISSNGPTAPPPAPSGFCPTSGQELPYYSAGERLINNPPAISGNGPTGPATAAVGASQAEPSEMKNIDLSLIWTPEEQRQLIELCKMYGHIECPVSRLAKIARPFPGKTMRDVALRIRWMEESKDKGCKFVQITPRHEGNSKIQRSFTLELSTWRPILIVGLDDVPISKPSLKYGIHPMRSTRLSFLAPDSLDKTVLFLFPCII; from the exons ATGGCCGGAGATCAGAGCTCTCCCTGGGCTCAACGCGGAGCTGCCTTCCCACATCCGGCGCCCCAGCTGCTTCCTCACTGCCACTCAGCCAAGCCGTTTCACAGCTCCCCGCTGATTTCAGGTGACGGCCCTGCTTTTCTGCCGCCATGGGCAGCGGCTCCTGATCCTTCCTTTCCCGGAGACCTCCCGCTGGAGCTGCCGACTGAACCACTTTATGATCTTCAGAAGATCACCGGCGGCGGTCAGGGCTTTTATCCTCGGGGGTTGGGGGATTTTCATCCTCCGGAGTTGGGAGTGattccttcctcttcctcctctgctCCCTACAACGGCCACATGGCGATTTCCAGTTTCGGACCCTCTGCTGCTCTGCCTCCTGATGCGCCTTTTGGGGGCGGCACACTCCCGTCCGAACCCGCGGCAGGCCGTTTCGGCAACCCGCTGCTGAGCTCCAGCGCTGGCGGGGCTGCAGATTTCTCTTTGTCGGGGTTCCAAGAGTTCCCCCGCTACTCCTCTGCTGTCCCGTTCGGCAGCACCCCGGCCATCTCCAGCAACGGACCGACCGCACCACCGCCAGCTCCATCAGGTTTTTGCCCAACATCAGGACAGGAGCTTCCTTACTACTCCGCTGGGGAGCGCCTGATCAACAACCCTCCAGCAATTTCCGGCAACGGACCAACTGGGCCGGCCACGGCTGCTGTAGGAGCTTCACAGGCCGAACCCTCTGAGATGAAAAACATTGATTTGTCGCTGATCTGGACTCCCGAGGAACAGCGCCAATTGATTGAGCTCTGCAAGAT GTATGGCCACATCGAGTGTCCTGTCAGTCGTTTGGCTAAGATAGCAAGGCCGTTTCCCGGGAAGACGATGAGGGACGTGGCCCTGAGAATCAGATGGATGGAA GAATCAAAGGACAAAGGCTGTAAATTCGTCCAGATTACACCGAGGCATGAAG GTAACAGTAAGATCCAGAGATCATTTACACTTGAGCTCTCAACCTGGCGTCCCATATTGATTGTAGGGCTTGATGATGTTCCAATCTCGAAACCGAG CTTGAAATATGGGATACATCCAATGAGGTCGACCAGATTGTCTTTTTTGGCACCCGACTCTTTAGATAAAACAGTtctgtttctttttccttgtATAATATAA
- the LOC116214698 gene encoding uncharacterized protein LOC116214698 translates to MGCFVSTPKDSGGNRRRPGNIGEVLVYVPGLRIPKLVDFSESLGNHLSRNLVERLSALRTRIVVMAGQEAPTITRSRRKSATQHGGSTLADLQQALEDYLPVLLGLVKDGSQLQHKVQFVWVNQEDEAEETAMSNAWYEVLSVLHLMAMLSLSQANLLLLPRTSADGYQAKVSEENRRASVDIFLKAAGYLDCAVRHVLPQLPPELRRELPVDLAEGVLQALSLQALGQGADVQLGIAIDSTKATLAVKRRLACEMVKYWQQAQDNLMNLPLTNGWGEKHLLFVKWKYTEAKAAAYYYHGLILDEGNTEKFHGMAVAALQASDEYLRESKKLSEAFNATPPLSRNPPLWGTMKYLSEKIPKDTSSKVRINRDLYTHEKVMETAPTLPDFALALKPDEYQLPAVNSCWSDDNMSKGQAGLHQPKGGRR, encoded by the exons ATGGGTTGCTTTGTTTCTACACCAAAAGATTCGGGCGGTAACAGGAGGAGACCAGGAAATATTGGTGAAGTGCTGGTATACGTTCCGGGTCTACGAATTCCTAAACTGGTGGATTTTTCTGAGTCTCTTGGGAACCATCTGTCACGGAATTTAGTGGAACGGTTATCAGCCCTTAGGACTCGGATAGTTGTAATGGCTGGTCAGGAAGCGCCAACGATCACGCGATCGAGAAGAAAAAGTGCCACACAACATG GGGGCTCCACGTTAGCTGATCTTCAGCAGGCTCTAGAGGATTACTTGCCTGTTCTTCTGGGATTGGTTAAAGACG GAAGTCAACTGCAACACAAAGTACAATTTGTCTGGGTCAATCAGGAAGATGAAGCAGAG gaGACAGCCATGTCTAACGCTTGGTATGAGGTCTTATCAGTTTTACACTTGATGGCGATGCTGTCTTTATCACAGGCCAACTTATTGCTCCTTCCGAGAACCTCTGCTGATGGTTATCAGGCAAAAGTTTCCGAAG AAAACCGGAGAGCCTCGGTTGATATTTTCCTTAAAGCAGCCGGATACCTAGATTGTGCCGTTCGACATGTCCTTCCTCAGCTGCCCCCTGAACTAAG GAGAGAATTACCAGTAGACCTTGCAGAAGGAGTTCTTCAGGCACTCAGCCTACAGGCATTGGGACAG GGTGCTGATGTCCAACTTGGGATAGCAATTGACAGTACCAAAGCCACTCTTGCTGTGAAGCGTAGACTTGCCTGCGAGATGGTAAAGTACTGGCAGCAG GCTCAAGATAACTTAATGAACCTTCCCTTAACAAATGGCTGGGGTGAAAAGCATCTCCTCTTCGTAAAGTGGAAATACACTGAAGCCAAG GCTGCAGCATACTACTATCATGGTTTAATTCTGGATGAAGGAAACACGGAGAAGTTTCATGGGATGGCAGTAGCTGCTTTGCAAGCATCGGACGAATATTTACGAGAAAGTAAGAAGTTATCCGAGGCATTTAATGCCACTCCTCCCTTATCAAG AAACCCTCCACTTTGGGGAACCATGAAGTATCTCAGTGAGAAAATCCCAAAGGATACCTCAAGCAAGGTGCGAATAAACCGGGATCTATACACTCATGAAAA ggTTATGGAGACAGCCCCAACACTGCCCGATTTCGCATTAGCCTTGAAACCCGATGAGTATCAGCTTCCTGCAGTAAATAGCTGTTGGAGCGACGACAATATGAGCAAGGGTCAAGCAGGCCTGCATCAGCCCAAAGGCGGCCGAAGATAG